TGTGGTCTCCTTCATATTGTGGTGTATCGTtggcctctctcctctctgtgcgtcgTCTAGGTGCTGCGGACTGATGTGCTTCCTCATGTGAGCACACCGAATTACGAGGAATGTCCCTGCTGTTGTTCCCGTCGCCCGTGAcggtttccttttccttccttctcaaAGCTCTGCGCCGTCGATATTTCTCTGTCAGCTTCTGCGTGGTTGGCGATTTTGAGGAATTCGGTCTGGATACCGAAACAGCATTCTTGGGACTGCCACGCCTTGCAAAAGCAAGCATCTTACCTGGATCTGCATCGTCGCCGTTTGCGTTGTCGTGTGTCTCGCAGTcactctttctttctctctagACAGTCTACGATGGCACTGGCGGAATGATTCGGTCTTCTGTCAGATTTGCGCTTTCTACTACTTCTGTCACGAGAAACTGCTAGGTTTTCCTCGTTCAGTTGTGACCTCATGTGATTGCCCGTCGATATCCAGAATCTAAACCGCATAGTTTTGGATATTACGGTTGTGCATTTGGACGTCAGCTCCCTAGCGGTTCCGGTTACGAGTGGCGTAGTCTCCGGTAGTGTTCCGAATGTTTTGTGATGGGTAACGCAGACGTGTTTCTGCGTACTCATCTGTTGTATGTCTTCCGTTGTCTCTTTCCCGTCCGCGGAAAGGGTGCTCTTCCAAACTGGGGCTTGCTGGCCCTGCCCGACAACTTCTCAAACAGATCCTTGGGGACACCTGTGACAACTCATCAGAGAGTCGTTCGTTCCACCACTCCGCAGCTGAGGTATTCTCACCAAATAATGAGTGTGATCGGAGCTCCTTTTAAGTGTTGTCGCTGCGGAGTTCCTCTTTCCCTTCGatcgttccttctctggtCGTCTCATGCTTGAGCGCATGTTTCCGTGCCCCGGAGACTGGCGCATGCGACGAAAACTGAGGGATCTCTGTTGTTGCAATGAGCGAGAACGGATGCTGACTCTGAAGCCGTCATCAGGGACATGCGTGATGGCCGGTTGCGTCTTCCTTTAGGATGTTGTCTTCCGCCGTGGTGATGAATGCCTTTTGCGTTCCGTGCGCCTTATTGAATTTAGAAGCCACAGTGTGTTTTATTTCCTTCAGTTCCGAGGGCGCAGTTTTTATGCTGTGCACTGGCACTCTATCTGGATTCCTTTGCCACACGTGTCTTGACTGACCATATGCTTCATTCTGTCCATTTGCACCATCGCTTTTGCATTCTGCATGAATGCTTGCTTTTTACCTATTTCTGTCCGGGCCTgactttcctcctcttctgaTGTATGGGGGCCTTCTGGCTTCAGTTTCGGCTCCCTGGAAACGGGTATCAACCCCGGTGTGAGCAACATGCTGACGGAAGCGTCAGGTTGCGTGTAGGCTCTCAGACGCTGGCGACAGACGACCCGTGTGTAGAAGCGAGAGGTGGTTGGCGAAGAATGCTTTGATTTCGTTTGGTCTCTAAGCTAGATGGCAGCAGTGTCACATTTGTTTCGGTGTCtccggtttcttctccccgctgATCTGAAGGAGACTCAGAATGATGTTGTCTGTTTGTCTTGTCAAAGGCATCGATATTACTTTGCTCATACAGTAGTAGGCGAGCGCATAGAGAGATGTGCCACTCGCGCTGGACGTGCAAAACGGACCATCGTCGTCTTTTCTTGCGTCAGacgctttctctgtctccgcttcccgcgtttttttctgccgcTGTTGTTCCCCAGTCGTGGTCCCCTCCGGATTGCCTCTAGAAGCCAGAGTGTGTGCGTCATTTGCAGCAGAAATCTCTTCTATCTCTTCGTGACCCTCGGGTAACTCGTTTTCCATCGTTGCCACACCCTCGTCCGAAACCAtttccttttccgtctcGGCGCAGCTCTGGCTTAGTGGCTTGGACATTCATTATCCACCGTCCCGTTTGTCAAGGTAAGGTGTTCGTGGAATTTGGACCGAGCCCAAAGCGACAGTGGTACGCAAGCTAGTCTTCGGGGAGTTTCCGTTGATGACTCTAGGAAGGTGTTGTCTCCGGCAGTCAGTTTGGGGTTTCCGGAATATGGCTCTTTTTTCGGATACGTCACATGAACCCCTAGTCCGGCGAAGAGCGAAATCCGAATTGTCAAGGGTCACCTATGCCGTGTGCCggtctccacttctcttccgcttcttgcGAAACCTCAACGAGTCTCAGACTTCCAAGTGTTGAAGTTCGTGATGCCCCATGTGCGCACGCTTTAGGATCAACTCAATCAATCTTGCTGTAAGAGGAAGGTGTCGCTACGGTGCTTCGACGTATCTTGTTGTGTGTGCGTCGCTGTGCCACGTATAGTCAAGGCCATGGACTTCTTGGTGCTCTCCCCATGCAACGAGGTCGCTGCGGTAATTTCATCAGCGAGACTGCGTCACTTTGTTTGTGTTAGACTGTTCATCACTGTATTTCGCTCCTCCCCTTCCCCTCATAGCCGCATCAAGGGCACTGTCGGAAACGGTGGCTACCTCGGAACCCTCAGGCCCTCAATTTGAGGACCACCAACATTTATTGCGACCTTCGAAGgacgtctcttctttttgtctccgtGAAAGTCCCCGGTATCGCTGAGAAAACGGACAGATAGTCGCGGCGAGGGGAGTGTTGCGAACATGCATCCATTTGATACACAAACAGTTGCGTAGAGAGTTTTTGTTAGCCCTAGATCCAGCTGATTTCACATCGCCTAACGAGCTGGGATATCGGTGACCCATGGCGGCAAGAACGACAGTAGTATGCAGCAGCCTTGCTTTTCACACAAATAAGTCGCGCTTCGGAAGAACTGGAGGACAGTCTACAGTGCAGAGAAAGCCCACAGAAGTCTCACCCAGAAGATATATACCCATGGAACCTCATCACGTGACAGAGGTGGCACTATACCAGTAAACCACGTGCACGGTCTTGGTTTTCGAAGACCTACATCGGATGAGCTTTTTCACCGTCAGGGCGTAGCTGAACAAGTTTCCTTTTCTACAGGGGTATAGATGTTTCTTTTGGCGAAAATGGGTCCTGCATCATTAGCTGTCTGTGCCAGTTACAAAAATGGGCTCCGTCTGTGACTCGGTCCCTTTCGAGAGTGTTTTTCTATGTGGGGACCGTCTCAGCGTCAATTGCAGATTTCTGCTGCATACACGTTCCACGGCAGATACAGTAAGTGGTTGAAGGCGCTCCCGCCTTGTTGCACAATGTCTCGGATCTTCCGGCGACTTACCCGGGGCAAGCAGTATCTCTACCAGCAGCAGGACCCCTTCTGCTGCATGAGCAGCAGCCGCGTCTTCATGTCAGAGTGTGTCGTACTCATAGAGCTTCATTGGGGAACTAAAGCCTCTCAAAAATCGTTTCAGTGTCGAGTCCGGAACCCTTGCCCCGCGTAGGCAACAGGCAATCAGATTCGACAGAGCGACCCACAAAGTGTCCCCCAGCTTCAGGTGGCTGCTGCGTGCTTCATCTCCGTTCTCCTCAGTCCTCTGTACCTCGAAGTCGAAACTCGCTGCAAGATTCTCCAGTTGAAATTAGCTGTTCTGGGGTTGTTCAGTTGGTTCTGTTTCTACAAGAATTATCACCGTAACTATGCTCTGCTAACGCAGTAGAAGTTGGATCTAGTAAtcaaagaccttcaagacCTACTTTCTGTTACAGATTATAAACTGGGATCGCAGGTGTATATATACGACAATTTTCTGGGTTGTACATACTACTAGTTGAACTGATGACACAGGTGGAAGCAAGACGTCCGCCTAGCGCCGCTTTGAAAAACGAATCATGGTGCCATGACGGATCCAGCTAGGTGTATTCGTGCAAGCAACGACACGGCTCTGGGAGATGAGCCTAATGTCGTCGATGAGAGTAGTTCCGGATTCTCGACCCCTGCAGTGTGCCTACTGTGGCATTTGCTTGATTGTGACCAGCGGCACATCGCTGGCTTCGCCTTTCAAAGACGCACTGAAGTGGATAGCTGGGAGGGATGCAGTGGCCGTCCCATCATGATGGACACAAATCGCATTGACGATCTGACTCCGGAAGAGCCAAAGCTCTTCTATCTGGTCCTCTCCAATGCCTGCTACATCCCGGCAACTTTCTGCATTTCAGCGGCGCGATTCGCATCTGTACCCGTTGACTGCGGCACTCCAGAGCACCCTCAtagggagggagaggagacgaagaggaaagcaacACTTCCTgtgaaggaaacgcagctcCCAGGCGATGGTTTGTCTTTTCGCGAAATCCCAGCTGCTGTCCGTTCAATTCAGTCAAGAACCCAAAGAAGCATGCAAGAGCGTAGGAACACCATAGCCGCTTTGCCACCAACGCAAGAAGGTGCCGTTTACTGGTGCCATGAAGCAGGAGATGTGCGAGGCCTTCCCTTGGAAGTTGAGCGAGTATCAAGCAGACAGAACAAAGCAGCGATCGATGCAAATTA
This genomic window from Toxoplasma gondii ME49 unplaced genomic scaffold asmbl.19, whole genome shotgun sequence contains:
- a CDS encoding hypothetical protein (encoded by transcript TGME49_217951) yields the protein MSKPLSQSCAETEKEMVSDEGVATMENELPEGHEEIEEISAANDAHTLASRGNPEGTTTGEQQRQKKTREAETEKASDARKDDDGPFCTSSASGTSLYALAYYCMSKVISMPLTRQTDNIILSLLQISGEKKPETPKQM